A genome region from Panicum virgatum strain AP13 chromosome 4K, P.virgatum_v5, whole genome shotgun sequence includes the following:
- the LOC120703312 gene encoding aspartyl protease family protein At5g10770-like, producing MELLPLLLAGSLLFTVAAPARDITSVCASQIRDFPHRNSSGLHLILHHPQSPCSPAPLPSDLPFSTILSHDDARAAHLASRLATSNDAPLRRPTSLRKKAAAGDHFGDSLATVPLSPGASIGVGNYITQLGLGTPATSYAMVIDTGSSLTWLQCSPCVVSCHRQAGPLFDPRASSTYAAVPCSASQCDELEAATLNPSACSVSNVCVYQASYGDSSFSVGYLSRDTVSFGSSRFPGFYYGCGQDNEGLFGRSAGLIGLARNKLSLLSQLAPSLGYSFSYCLPTSASTGHLTIGSYNPGQYSYTPMASSSLDASLYFVTLSGMSVGGSPLAVSPSEYSSLPTIIDSGTVITRLPTSVYSALSEAVAAAMGGAARAPAFSILDTCFEGQASRLRAPAVGMAFAGGAALKLPTRNVLIDVDDSTTCLAFAPTDSTAIVGNTQQQTFSVVYDVARSRIGFAAGGCS from the coding sequence atttcCCGCACCGGAACAGCTCGGGGCTCCACCTGATACTGCACCACCCGCAGagcccctgctcgccggcgccgctcccgtCGGACCTCCCCTTCTCCACCATCCTCTCCCACGACGATGCGCGCGCCGCCCACCTCGCCTCCCGCCTCGCCACCAGTAATGAcgcgccgctgcgccgcccgACGTCGCTCCGCaagaaggccgccgccggcgaccacttCGGCGACTCCCTGGCCACCGTGCCGCTCTCGCCGGGCGCGTCCATAGGCGTGGGGAACTACATCACCCAGCTGGGCCTCGgcacgccggccacctcctACGCCATGGTCATCGACACGGGCTCGTCGCTCACCTGGCTGCAGTGCTCGCCCTGCGTGGTGTCCTGCCACCGCCAGGCCGGCCCGCTCTTCGACCCCAGGGCGTCCAGCACCTACGCCGCCGTGCCGTGCTCGGCGTCGCAGTGCGacgagctcgaggccgccacGCTCAACCCGTCCGCCTGCTCCGTCTCCAACGTCTGCGTCTACCAGGCCAGCTACGGCGACAGCTCCTTCTCCGTCGGCTACCTCAGCAGGGACACCGTCTCCTTCGGCTCCAGCAGGTTCCCCGGCTTCTACTACGGCTGCGGCCAGGACAACGAGGGGCTCTTCGGCCGCTCGGCGGGGCTCATCGGCCTCGCGCGCAACAAGCTCTCGCTGCTCTCCCAGCTCGCGCCCAGCCTCGGCTACTCCTTCTCCTACTGCCTCCCGACGTCGGCGTCGACGGGGCACCTCACCATCGGCTCCTACAACCCGGGGCAGTACTCGTACACGCCCATGGCGTCGAGCTCCCTCGACGCCTCGCTCTACTTCGTCACCCTGTCCGGGATGTCCGTCGGCGGGAGCCCGCTCGCGGTCTCGCCGTCGGAGTACAGCAGCCTGCCGACGATCATCGACTCGGGCACGGTGATCACGCGCCTGCCGACGAGCGTGTACTCGGCGCTGAGCGAGGCGGTGGCCGCGGCCatgggcggggcggcgcgcgccccCGCGTTCTCCATCCTCGACACGTGCTTCGAGGGCCAGGCGTCGCGGCTGCGCGCGCCGGCCGTGGGCATGGCGTTcgctggcggcgcggcgctgaAGCTGCCGACGAGGAACGTGCTCATCGACGTGGACGACTCCACCACGTGCCTGGCGTTCGCGCCCACGGACAGCACGGCCATCGTCGGCAACACTCAGCAGCAGACGTTCAGCGTCGTCTACGACGTCGCGCGGTCCAGGATCGGCTTCGCGGCCGGAGGCTGCAGCTGA
- the LOC120701966 gene encoding uncharacterized protein LOC120701966 produces the protein MAPKRRRALGESSSRGSPDLTSATRTVKRRRSCRVATERSRKVDLIDESDEDGDGKHIKSRWSTARVARFIKNLLPVQKGFIEKHGFGFLFDIKSFRVPVKFLEWVMSNTYATSYEFTLKNKTIRFTKEMVVKVLGIPSGTMQVEVDSFDFEIEALVEQFKSEYKDGKSYPISKCIQLMSQEEDEITFMRHFMFFFISTILMPGKSNTLCVEYLYSLVDHELLPKLDWADEILHVIMHEVHRFHQLRDSLGNDVALKHFYMEGCLPLLAILYADFLDLPQHSTYVHSLSYGVPRICNLSSSDFDFIMEIDRNNHARPHVYGMRSFRDITQTPYYTARPVDRDLPPIALHADVQRLVAKQKALWKDDLTFLQSSFNQALDNRVRGFTSEFNNMYKSKLQEIEALKRSVENLKSSIPSCSKAPPILNTTSSFGPSTIDLKNRKKRKVGEAIVQPLPALVVKVDDQTENFYKNYVCSNGVKYAKFKKNAPFVKVDDMEVSYQEFQESLKKYRDITDTLMSFYCSIFNGKPMKYLFDKSDRKKIALSPSLAKKLLVSPSVFQSSACIAEIKKAHELLSITTADLIFFPVIVQRHWVLICVNLLYKTINFFDSVKITSDHDVVRMTQNLATNFTTACFEANISTQGFKHFKPYSPPSYPCEAVVNETRRAVSLDCGFYCILYMDCFDGLNVREFDQLVVAEYRKIVAYKIFYSPLNMYSRMLPETELAA, from the exons ATGGCTCCTAAACGACGACGAGCCTTGGGAGAGTCTAGTTCCCGTGGTTCTCCGGATTTAACATCTGCTACTCGCACAGTGAAGAGGCGTCGTTCTTGTCGAGTGGCTACCGAGAGATCGAGGAAAGTGGACTTGATTGATGAG TCTGATGAGGATGGGGATGGGAAGCATATTAAGTCAAGATGGTCTACTGCTCGTGTCGCTAGATTTATCAAAAATCTGCTTCCTGTTCAGAAGGGTTTCATTGAGAAACATGGATTTGGATTTCTATTTGATATCAAGAGTTTCAGAGTTCCAGTTAAATTTCTTGAGTGGGTTATGTCTAATACTTATGCTACTTCGTATGAGTTCACGCTGAAAAACAAGACAATTAGATTTACTAAGGAAATGGTTGTCAAAGTTCTAGGTATTCCATCTGGAACTATGCAAGTAGAAGTTGATAGTTTTGATTTTGAGATAGAGGCACTTGTCGAACAGTTCAAATCTGAATACAAGGATGGCAAATCATATCCAATAAGCAAGTGCATTCAATTGATGAGTCAGGAAGAAGATGAAATAACATTTATGAGGcactttatgtttttttttatatCCACCATTCTTATGCCTGGCAAATCTAATACCTTATGTGTTGAGTATTTATACTCCTTGGTTGATCATGAGCTGTTACCAAAACTGGACTGGGCTGATGAAATCTTGCATGTCATTATGCATGAAGTACACCGCTTTCACCAGTTGAGGGATAGTCTTGGAAATGATGTTGCTTTGAAACACTTTTATATGGAGGGATGCTTACCATTGCTGGCT ATTTTGTATGCTGATTTCTTGGATTTGCCACAACATAGTACATATGTCCACAGCTTGAGCTATGGTGTGCCTAGGATTTGCAACTTATCTTCAAGTGATTTTGATTTCATCATGGAAATCGATAGGAACAACCATGCTCGCCCTCATGTTTACGGAATGCGATCA TTTCGAGATATAACACAGACTCCATATTACACAGCTCGGCCTGTTGACCGTGATTTGCCACCCATT gcACTTCACGCTGATGTGCAGCGTTTAGTTGCAAAGCAAAAGGCTTTGTGGAAGGATGATTTAACTTTTCTGCAATCAAGTTTTAATCAAGCTCTTGATAATCGAGTTCGTGGCTTTACATCTGAATTCAATAATATGTATAAGTCAAAGTTACAGGAAATTGAAGCCCTTAAGCGTTCTGTGGAAAATCTAAAATCTTCAATTCCTTCTTGTTCTAAAG CTCCTCCTATACTCAACACGACCTCAAGCTTTGGTCCAAGTACAATAGActtgaaaaatagaaagaagaggaaggttggaGAAGCCATTGTCCAACCACTTCCTGCTCTAGTTGTCAAAGTTGATGACCAGACTGAAAATTTCTATAAGAATTATGTTTGTAGCAATGGTGTCAAATATGCAAAGTTCAAGAAAAA tgcTCCTTTTGTCAAAGTTGATGATATGGAGGTTTCTTATCAGGAGTTTCAGGAATCTCTAAAGAAGTATAGAGATATCACAGATACTTTAATGTCATTTTACTGTTCTATTTTCAATGGTAAACCAATGAAGTACTTGTTTGACAAGTCTGATCGCAAGAAAATTGCACTATCTCCATCTCTTGCA AAAAAGTTGCTTGTTAGCCCTTCTGTATTTCAATCCAGTGCTTGCATTGCTGAGATTAAGAAAGCTCATGAACTTCTATCAATAACCACTGCTGATCTG ATATTTTTCCCTGTCATAGTTCAGCGTCATTGGGTTCTGATTTGTGTTAATCTTCTCTACAAGACAATCAATTTCTTTGATTCTGTGAAAATCACGTCTGATCATGATGTTGTTCGTATGACTCAAAACCTT gccacaaattttacaactgCATGCTTCGAGGCAAATATTTCTACTCAAGGTTTCAAGCATTTCAAGCCATATTCACCTCCTAGCTATCCTTGCGAAGCTGTAGT TAATGAAACTCGTCGAGCTGTAAGTCTTGACTGTGGATTCTACTGTATTCTCTACATGGATTGTTTTGATGGTTTAAATGTCAGAGAATTTGACCAG CTTGTTGTGGCAGAGTACCGGAAAATAGTTGCATACAAGATTTTCTACTCTCCACTGAACATGTATTCCCGTATGTTACCAGAGACTGAGTTAGCTGCATAG
- the LOC120703313 gene encoding uncharacterized CRM domain-containing protein At3g25440, chloroplastic-like, producing MAALAAQILRRGPVRSSAPLASTSGSWDRMLGSAPSSPAAMLVCPCGGSGPEARGWSWWRCFRQPVRCGSTAVRLDTDGGFARFAVGHSEGAKQKAGRMQQPPKKKKMSRKAKVNQLKWYRLKAKKKMKSPNPEVRIRYKLEKAKRKEEWLIEKLRKYEVPRTPEPVHDPEILTEEEKFYLKRTGEKKKNYVPVGRRGVFGGVVLNMHLHWKKHETVKVVCKPCQPGQVYEYAEELTRLSKGTVIDIKPDNTIIFYRGKNYVQPKVMSPPDTLSKQKALEKYRYEQSLEHTSQFIEKLEKELEDYQKHVALFKNREGATSVDEETNVDDSYSE from the exons ATGGCGGCGTTAGCGGCGCAGATCCTGCGGCGGGGCCCCGTTCGCTCCTCCGCGCCTCTGGCCTCCACGAG TGGTTCGTGGGATCGAATGCTTGGCTCGGCTCCGTCGTCTCCTGCCGCCATGTTGGTGTGTCCGTGCGGTGGGTCTGGACCGGAGGCGCgcggctggagctggtggcggtGCTTTCGCCAGCCCGTGAGGTGCGGGAGCACGGCGGTTAGGCTGGACACGGACGGTGGGTTCGCCAGGTTCGCGGTCGGCCACTCGGAAGGGGCGAAGCAGAAGGCGGGGCGGATGCAGCAGccgccgaagaagaagaaaatgtccAGGAAGGCCAAGGTCAATCAGCTCAAGTGGTACCGTCTCAAggccaagaagaagatgaagtccCCCAATCCCGAAGTTAGGATCAGGTACAAGCTTGAAAAG GCTAAGAGAAAGGAGGAATGGCTGATTGAGAAGCTGAGGAAGTATGAGGTCCCAAGGACACCGGAACCAGTTCATGACCCTGAGATTTTGACTGAGGAGGAGAAGTTTTACCTCAAGCGAactggagagaagaagaagaactatGTTCCCGTTGGGAGGAGAGGGGTTTTTGGTGGTGTGGTTCTCAACATGCACCTCCATTGGAAGAAGCATGAGACCGTGAAGGTGGTTTGCAAGCCCTGTCAGCCTGGCCAAGTGTATGAGTATGCCGAAGAACTAACAAGGCTCAGCAAAGGCACAGTCATTGATATAAAACCTGATAATACCATTATATTTTATCGAGGGAAGAACTATGTGCAGCCAAAGGTCATGTCACCTCCTGATACTCTTTCGAAGCAGAAG GCATTGGAGAAATATAGGTATGAACAATCTCTTGAACATACCAGCCAATTTATTGAGAAGCTGGAGAAGGAGCTTGAAGACTACCAGAAGCATGTTGCTCTGTTTAAGAACCGTGAGGGAGCTACCTCTGTAGATGAAGAGACCAATGTTGATGACTCATATTCTGAATGA
- the LOC120701967 gene encoding protein FAR1-RELATED SEQUENCE 5-like — MEEIQKRMKERQEELKKKVSQVAEQCKEKQISLTERVNVAYGELSEQNQGSGIQEQNDLEANLMHKFAEKQLVNEVRICGKPDIQDTAEMLRIDSYQGDSYQGNLDEAVEDLVMITGSEGHEMTNNAAQVVHEDNVSDDESIIAKNQEYIFPNPEEVEKSTEPSVGMVFESLTEAQRYLNVHGLLNGYAIRKGTNYLKKTYQLECNRSGKPKVMENAQRIRRRNYILKTGCKMKVIVKLINGKWVFTKVNSENNHNVVSSPSLTKFFLNHKRTTEDEKAFSKILQGARIKPMKIMSIFRELKGSFKNVFFNTKNLDNLKQKERIKTRNSDIETTINYLKKVQNESPGFYYTMRMDEENIVRSIFWTDARGRMDYDLYGDFISFDTTFSTNRYNMPFALIVGINGHGKNVIFGCALIEDQTAETFEWVFRTFVETMSGKKPKIIMTDQDAAMKKAIANYMPDVIHRLCIWHIMKNLHEKCGCFMSQKHREGMEKRLNELVYDSLPIAEFESGWQTMLQDYDAEKNEHLQLMYRFRKLWVPVYFKDTMCPFIHSTSRSESTNSYFKDYVISKDTIENFMRQFEIIQEAKALPRRMKTGLQV; from the exons ATGGAAGAAATTCAGAAGAGAATGAAAGAAAGACAGGAAGAACTGAAGAAGAAAGTATCACAG GTTGCTGAGCAATGTAAGGAAAAACAAATTTCACTTACAGAGAGAGTGAATGTAGCTTATGGAGAATTATCAGAACAAAACCAG GGTTCTGGAATACAAGAACAAAATGACTTAGAGGCAAACCTGATGCATAAATTTGCAGAGAAGCAGTTGGTTAAT GAAGTAAGGATTTGTGGCAAGCCAGATATTCAAGATACTGCAGAAATGTTGAGAATTGATTCATATCAAGGTGATTCATATCAAGGAAATCTTGATGAAGCAGTAGAAGACTTAGTGATGATTACAGGAAGTGAAGGTCATGAAATGACAAACAATGCTGCACAAGTAGTACATGAGGATAATGTGTCAGATGATGAATCAATAATAGCTAAAAATCAAGAGTACATATTCCCAAACCCAGAAGAAGTCGAAAAATCTACTGAACCTTCTGTTGGAATGGTGTTTGAGAGCCTGACAGAAGCTCAAAGGTAtctcaatgtccatgggctcctAAATGGATATGCAATCAGAAAGGGTACAAACTACTTGAAGAAGACATACCAACTAGAATGCAACAGAAGTGGAAAGCCAAAAGTTATGGAGAATGCACAAAGGATAAGAAGAAGGAATTACATCCTGAAAACAGGTTGCAAGATGAAGGTTATAGTTAAACTGATAAATGGAAAATGGGTTTTCACAAAAGTCAACAGTGAGAATAATCACAATGTAGTGTCTTCTCCTTCCCTGACTAAGTTTTTCTTGAACCACAAAAGGACGACAGAGGATGAGAAAGCATTCTCCAAGATTTTGCAAGGTGCAAGAATTAAGCCGATGAAAATCATGTCAATATTCAGAGAATTGAAGGGGAGTTTCAAAAATGTATTCTTCAATACAAAGAACTTGGACAATCTAAAGCAAAAGGAGCgcatcaaaacaagaaattcagACATTGAAACaacaataaattatttaaagAAAGTGCAGAATGAAAGCCCAGGTTTTTACTATACTATGAGAATGGATGAAGAAAACATAGTGAGAAGCATATTTTGGACAGATGCTAGAGGAAGAATGGATTATGACTTGTATGGAGATTTCATATCGTTTGATACAACTTTTAGTACAAACAGGTATAACATGCCTTTTGCACTAATAGTGGGAATAAATGGACATGGGAAGAATGTGATATTTGGATGTGCTCTAATTGAAGATCAAACTGCTGAAACTTTTGAATGGGTGTTCAGAACTTTTGTTGAGACTATGAGTGGCAAGAAACCCAAGATAATAATGACAGACCAAGATGCAGCAATGAAAAAAGCAATTGCAAATTATATGCCAGATGTCATTCATAGGCTTTGCATCTGGCACATAATGAAAAATCTGCATGAGAAATGTGGATGCTTCATGAGCCAAAAGCACAGAGAAGGGATGGAGAAAAGGCTAAATGAACTAGTTTATGATTCACTCCCTATAGCAGAATTTGAATCTGGATGGCAAACAATGCTACAAGATTATGATGCAGAAAAAAATGAGCACCTACAACTTATGTACAGATTCAGAAAGTTGTGGGTTCCAGTATACTTCAAAGATACAATGTGTCCATTCATCCATTCTACTTCAAGGAGTGAGAGCACAAACTCATATTTCAAGGATTATGTAATTTCTAAAGATACAATAGAGAATTTCATGAGGCAGTTCGAAATAATACAAGAAGCAAAAGCATTGCCAAGGAGGATGAAAACAGGTTTACAAGTTTAG